TCGCCGGTTGCGAGGGTGCTGCCCACGCATGTGATCAATGGTAGATTCACACTGTTTGAGATGTAGGTGTAGCCTTCATTCTGCAGCAATGCCAGGGTTGCACTGCCTTCCGCGAACGACATTGTCTCTATGGTCTGGCCGGATAGATTGTAAGGTGCGACGAGCAAATCTTCGGCTGTGGGTTTATTCATTGCCACGATTTGCTGACCAATGAGATCGAATGTGAAGTATAAGACGATAGCGAGTATCGCAATACCGACGAAGACAATGGTACGACCTGTACGACGGACATGTGTGTTATCGAATGCAACATGTACCGTGTTGTTGATACTATGCTTACCGTAGATCATACGGTAAGCATTATCAAACAGGCTGCGGAGTGGATCTTTTTCTTCCGGATGCGTGGGCTGTGACATGTAACGATCCTCTGATCTCTTCTCTAATACCGGCAATTATTCGCAGTCGTCATCGGTCGTCTGACGGACGGGGAGGGTAATCGTGCTGCGATGCACTTCTTGCCCGGCTTTGATGCTGACTTCACCAGCTTCGAACTCGTATTCCCCTGATACCAGCAGCACAATATCCCGCGCTGTTGCCCTCACGTCATATGGGTTGTCATTGGTATTCATACGACCTATCTCGAAGCGCTTCAGCGCCGCTGTATCTGCGATGCTCTGCGGTGCGAAGAAGGCGACATCTACGCTTGTCGGCTGGCTAGCGGCCTGGGGCGGTGTGTTGTAGTTTGGCGTGTTCGGGTAGAAGTGGCAGCGATACTCTTCCGTTGCACGGATTGTCTTGGTACCCAGATCACGGACGAAGCCGTTATCCCATAGGAACCATTCCAGCGTGAAGTAGCTACCCTGTGTATTGGTTGATTGACGATGCCAGTTTGTCTGGTCGTAACTATTCCCGAATTGGATCGGGTTGGTGTTGCCGTTGTTCTTATGGGTAAACCAGTTGAATCTAACTTTCTTCTGCTGACCCTGGATTAACGGCGATGGGTTCGGATTGTAGATATACCAGACATATTCACCGCCGTTGTTATTGTTGGCAAACCAGCACACATCAAGGTCCTGTGCATAAACCCCTGGGGCAACTTCATTGTTGGGGTCCGGTGTTGCTTCAACAGTTGGCTCTTCAGTCGGTTCTTCAGTGGGTTCAGCGGTCGGTTCTTCAGTCGGCTCTTCAGTGGCTGGATTGTTATTACCGTTACCGTTGTTACCATTGTTGCCGTTATTACCGTTGTTGCCAGGATCGGTGTTTTCTTCTGTGTTACCGTCGTCTGGGTTGCTGCCCTGGCTTTCATAGCCAGTATCAAATTTGATACCACTTGTCCCTGTTGATGGGTCAGAACTGACCCATTCATAGGGTTCACTGCTGTCAAGGATCTTGACAGAGGAGGGAATACCCAGCACCCAATGGCTGATCGAAGGATCGCCACCATTGGTGACATGATAGGTAATGGTCGTTACATCATCGCCTTCGTTGTAAACCCTTCTGACCAGGTCCACACTGTGATCTCCTAGGCTTGCTGTCATTGGCCCGGAGAACTGAGATTCATCCTGCATTTCGCAAGTTTCACCCGCTTCTGGCAGTTGGATCGCTTCGACAACGCGCTCATATGCGATACGAATTGAGATCCCCAATGCACCAGCGGCAATCAATACGCCGATTGTAACGGGGACCAACACCATATATTCGACTAACGCTTGACCTTGCTCACGAAGGTTGCGTGGTTGATCGTACCTTCTTTTGCTCATCCTGCTTCTTCATCCTGCAACTAAAATGATCTGTATGATTACGTGAGATCTTGATTTATGTAACTTATTGTAATTAATTGCTCAAATGTTGTCAATTAAGTGTTTTTACGTGGCGATTTAATGATGAATAAATCAAGGTTCATTTGCACCGGGGACAATCTCAGAACACAATAGGAAAAGACAGCGGATTTACATCCCATAAGGGTGTGCTATGAGTGATTTAAATTCCCATCTTGGTTGGGTACGGGGTTATACCAAACGAGAACAGGGCGGAACGCCGAGTACCTGGGTGGCTGATTACGATCTTTCCTATTTAATCAGGCATCAATACATTAATCGCACAGAGGCGTTAAACTTCCTGGATGAGACAGGCTTACGAGATTTTCATTGGCGTATCACCTGGCCGGATGATTACGACATTCCCGATGAAATGCTGGTTGATCGGATTACTAACGTCTCCGGCTATGCCATTTTCATACATGGGTGGACGGGGAACTGGCGCATCTGGGAAGAATTGCCTGCCATGACGGTATTGTCAAATCGGCAGCTTGTGGCGTTTTCTGTTGATCATAATGGATTTGGCATCTCCCAGTTTGAGGATGCCACGCCGCCTCTGGACCGGTGTAACCCGCCAGCCGCAATGCAGACACTGCAAAAATGGATCGATCTCATGGCTATTCGTCGGCAGCCTGGAGAGCCTCGCCAAAAGGTCATTAACCTGATTGGCCATAGTATGGGGGCTGCGATGTTGTTTTACTTGAACCCCATGCATTGGCGGTATGGTGAAGTCGCGCGCTTTGCGCTGGCCCCTGCACTTCTATTGGAAGATGAAGAGCACCGCCTCTTTTATACGACGCTTGGCCTGGGGATTGGCATCCTACAACGCTTGCCAGTCCTGGAAATTGTCGAGCGCTTCATTAAACCGCAGATGGTCAATACTTTGGCGAGTGGGGCAAGTGATTTCGTCAAGCAAGTTCACTACGAACAATACCAGGCGACGCCGCGTGGCATTACCGGGGCGACTTTTATGGCGATGGGCAGGCTCAACAATTACGAGATTGCCCATGATTGGGATCTTATGCGTGTGATGTTAGGCCATAGGGACCCACTGGTTGGCCTGACGGATATGATGGACCTGCTCATGAAGCTGGAATTCCCGGCGGCAAA
The Phototrophicus methaneseepsis DNA segment above includes these coding regions:
- a CDS encoding alpha/beta fold hydrolase is translated as MSDLNSHLGWVRGYTKREQGGTPSTWVADYDLSYLIRHQYINRTEALNFLDETGLRDFHWRITWPDDYDIPDEMLVDRITNVSGYAIFIHGWTGNWRIWEELPAMTVLSNRQLVAFSVDHNGFGISQFEDATPPLDRCNPPAAMQTLQKWIDLMAIRRQPGEPRQKVINLIGHSMGAAMLFYLNPMHWRYGEVARFALAPALLLEDEEHRLFYTTLGLGIGILQRLPVLEIVERFIKPQMVNTLASGASDFVKQVHYEQYQATPRGITGATFMAMGRLNNYEIAHDWDLMRVMLGHRDPLVGLTDMMDLLMKLEFPAANLHVVPGTHYMFSIGSETPLNAYQHAQNREMVVNDIIDLHDRALYKQKQGQRFG